From Pedobacter cryoconitis, one genomic window encodes:
- a CDS encoding NRAMP family divalent metal transporter, giving the protein MQIPETPKPRKKKFWKFLTVLGPGLTTGAADDDPSGIATYSQTGAQFGYGQLWTALYMLPFMIAVQEACARIGMVKGKGIAAVVKEHYSRPVLYAVVGLVVVANTINIGADIGAMASAAQLLVPVHFVVLTLLFTTIILVLEIFTNYKAYSKILKWLAISLLAYPITAFIIDQPWPTVLRATIIPHFEFNFAFVFIITGVLGTTISPYMFFWQASQEVEEETGRHPIKNGRLISWQRIRNMRIDNLTGMIISEFTTWCILLVGATVLHGSGVKDINTAADAARALEPLVHSFPNSGFLAKLIFSIGIIGLGLLAVPVLSGSAAYAVADAFDWKASLNLKLKGAHGFYGVIIISTLIGLAINFVGIDPVKALVYAAVLNGVAAVPLLFLIGRIAMSKKIMGDYKSGLLSNILVWITFIAMGAAAVAMFYTI; this is encoded by the coding sequence ATGCAGATTCCTGAAACACCAAAACCACGTAAAAAGAAATTCTGGAAGTTCTTAACGGTATTAGGCCCCGGTTTAACCACTGGCGCGGCAGACGATGACCCCTCAGGAATTGCAACCTACTCTCAAACAGGTGCACAATTTGGCTATGGTCAATTGTGGACGGCACTTTATATGCTCCCATTTATGATTGCTGTGCAGGAAGCCTGCGCCAGAATAGGGATGGTTAAGGGAAAAGGGATTGCGGCCGTAGTCAAAGAACATTACAGCCGGCCGGTGCTCTATGCGGTAGTAGGTTTGGTAGTCGTAGCCAATACCATAAATATTGGTGCAGATATTGGCGCAATGGCCTCAGCAGCACAATTATTAGTACCCGTACATTTTGTTGTCCTCACCCTGCTTTTCACCACTATCATTTTAGTACTGGAGATTTTTACCAACTATAAAGCCTACTCCAAAATACTTAAATGGCTTGCAATCTCTCTGCTTGCTTACCCTATTACGGCGTTTATAATAGATCAGCCCTGGCCAACAGTTTTAAGAGCGACTATTATTCCTCACTTTGAATTTAACTTCGCTTTTGTATTTATTATTACCGGAGTTCTGGGTACAACCATTTCACCTTATATGTTCTTTTGGCAAGCCTCACAAGAAGTAGAAGAAGAGACTGGCAGACATCCTATAAAAAATGGGAGGCTAATTAGCTGGCAACGCATCAGAAACATGCGTATTGATAACCTGACAGGGATGATCATCTCTGAATTTACAACCTGGTGCATTTTATTGGTAGGTGCGACCGTCTTACACGGAAGTGGTGTAAAGGATATCAATACCGCAGCAGATGCGGCAAGGGCATTAGAACCTTTAGTCCATTCTTTTCCTAATTCAGGATTTCTGGCCAAGTTAATTTTCTCCATTGGTATAATTGGTTTAGGATTGCTTGCTGTTCCAGTTCTTTCCGGATCAGCGGCTTATGCAGTAGCTGATGCTTTTGATTGGAAAGCTAGTTTAAATCTCAAATTAAAAGGTGCACATGGCTTTTATGGAGTAATTATCATTTCTACCCTGATAGGTTTAGCTATTAATTTTGTAGGTATCGATCCTGTAAAAGCACTTGTTTATGCAGCGGTATTAAACGGCGTGGCAGCTGTACCTTTGTTATTTTTGATTGGCAGAATAGCCATGAGCAAAAAAATTATGGGTGATTACAAAAGTGGTTTGTTATCTAATATTTTAGTCTGGATCACCTTCATTGCGATGGGAGCTGCCGCAGTTGCTATGTTTTATACTATTTAG
- a CDS encoding DUF6660 family protein, translating to MRLLSFIGIVLVLALNLVPCGDAVAGLNGSVNIEKAHHSERNNDNCSPFCNCACCSTASVIKDVLVISTPFADHLPAFAAHLTGKFIAVDLPIWQPPQLIS from the coding sequence ATGAGATTATTATCATTCATAGGGATTGTATTAGTGCTGGCTCTTAATTTAGTGCCATGTGGGGATGCTGTAGCCGGTTTGAATGGTAGTGTCAACATTGAAAAAGCACATCATTCAGAAAGAAATAATGATAATTGCAGTCCTTTCTGTAATTGTGCCTGCTGTTCTACGGCGTCTGTAATTAAAGATGTTTTAGTAATTTCTACTCCGTTTGCTGACCATTTGCCTGCATTTGCTGCACATTTAACCGGAAAGTTTATTGCTGTTGATCTTCCGATCTGGCAACCCCCACAATTGATTTCTTAA